One segment of Agrococcus sp. ProA11 DNA contains the following:
- a CDS encoding YggS family pyridoxal phosphate-dependent enzyme, translated as MTDTPAARLAAFLEDLEQARQARDVTVVVVTKFHPVELVRALAETGHRHFGENRHPEARDKAAALTDLDLTWHFLGQLQRKKARQVARYADVLHSVDSIELVDALEGGEPEADRPVRDALVQINLTNDPARGGVDPAGLEALAERVAAAEHLRLRGVMAVAPLDEEPGAAFERLASYAERVRAVEPTAEWISAGMSGDWRAALQHGATHLRIGTAITGNRPLGG; from the coding sequence GTGACCGACACCCCCGCCGCGCGCCTGGCCGCCTTCCTCGAGGATCTCGAGCAGGCGCGCCAGGCGCGCGACGTCACGGTGGTGGTGGTCACGAAGTTCCACCCGGTCGAGCTCGTGCGCGCGCTCGCCGAGACCGGGCACCGCCACTTCGGCGAGAACCGTCACCCGGAGGCGCGCGACAAGGCCGCCGCGCTCACCGACCTCGACCTGACCTGGCACTTCCTCGGGCAGCTCCAGCGCAAGAAGGCCCGACAGGTCGCCCGCTATGCGGACGTGCTGCACTCGGTCGATTCCATCGAGCTCGTCGACGCGCTGGAGGGCGGGGAGCCGGAGGCCGATCGCCCCGTGCGCGACGCACTGGTGCAGATCAACCTGACGAACGACCCCGCACGCGGGGGCGTCGACCCCGCCGGCCTGGAAGCGCTGGCGGAGCGCGTCGCCGCCGCCGAGCACCTGCGCCTGCGCGGCGTCATGGCCGTCGCGCCGCTCGACGAGGAGCCCGGCGCCGCCTTCGAGCGGCTCGCATCGTACGCCGAGCGCGTCCGCGCCGTCGAGCCGACGGCCGAGTGGATCTCGGCCGGCATGAGCGGCGACTGGCGAGCGGCGCTCCAGCATGGCGCGACACACCTGAGAATCGGTACCGCAATCACGGGAAACCGCCCACTCGGCGGATAG
- the ftsZ gene encoding cell division protein FtsZ: protein MTSNNNYLAVIKVVGVGGGGVNAVNRMIDLGLRGVEFIAINTDAQALLLSDADVKLDVGRELTKGLGAGADPEVGRRAAEDHAEEIEEALSGADMVFVTAGEGGGTGTGGAPVVARIAKSLGALTVGVVTKPFSFEGRRRQAQAETGVEALKNEVDTLIVVPNDRLLEISDMGISMVEAFETADQVLLAGVQGITDLITTPGLINVDFADVKSVMQGAGSALMGIGSSRGADRAIKAAELAVASPLLEAKIDGAHGVLLSIQAGSNLGIHETYDAAKLVQEAVHPEANIIFGTVIDDTLGDEVRVTVIAAGFDGTGPVVKDDDSVIRTAAREEMGLRASAPSTPSAPRVEEPAERRAVPAPPVADHLTGPVQPLTQVDEEEDEFLPDFLR, encoded by the coding sequence GTGACTTCCAACAACAACTACCTCGCCGTCATCAAGGTGGTCGGCGTAGGCGGTGGCGGTGTGAACGCCGTCAACCGCATGATCGATCTGGGCCTGCGAGGCGTCGAGTTCATCGCCATCAACACCGACGCGCAGGCGCTGCTGCTCAGCGACGCCGACGTCAAGCTCGACGTCGGCCGCGAGCTCACGAAGGGTCTCGGCGCTGGTGCCGACCCGGAGGTGGGCAGGCGGGCAGCCGAGGACCACGCGGAGGAGATCGAGGAGGCGCTCTCGGGCGCCGACATGGTCTTCGTCACCGCGGGCGAGGGCGGCGGCACCGGCACGGGCGGCGCCCCGGTCGTGGCGCGCATCGCGAAGAGCCTCGGCGCGCTCACCGTCGGTGTGGTGACCAAGCCGTTCTCGTTCGAGGGCCGCCGTCGGCAGGCGCAGGCCGAGACCGGCGTCGAAGCGCTCAAGAACGAGGTCGACACGCTCATCGTGGTGCCGAACGACCGACTGCTCGAGATCTCCGACATGGGCATCTCGATGGTGGAGGCGTTCGAGACCGCCGACCAGGTGCTGCTCGCGGGCGTCCAGGGCATCACCGACCTGATCACCACGCCGGGCCTCATCAACGTCGACTTCGCTGACGTGAAGTCGGTCATGCAGGGCGCGGGCAGCGCCCTCATGGGCATCGGCTCCTCGCGCGGCGCGGACCGCGCGATCAAGGCGGCGGAGCTCGCCGTCGCCAGCCCGCTGCTGGAGGCCAAGATCGACGGTGCGCACGGCGTGCTGCTGTCGATCCAGGCCGGCAGCAACCTGGGCATCCATGAGACCTACGACGCAGCGAAGCTCGTGCAGGAGGCCGTGCACCCCGAGGCGAACATCATCTTCGGCACGGTCATCGACGACACGCTCGGCGACGAGGTGCGCGTGACGGTCATCGCTGCGGGCTTCGACGGCACCGGACCGGTCGTGAAGGACGACGACTCGGTCATCCGCACCGCCGCGCGCGAGGAGATGGGACTGCGCGCCTCGGCGCCCAGCACGCCGTCGGCGCCCCGCGTCGAAGAGCCGGCCGAGCGCCGCGCGGTGCCCGCACCGCCGGTCGCCGACCACCTCACGGGACCCGTGCAGCCGCTGACCCAGGTGGACGAGGAGGAGGACGAGTTCCTCCCCGACTTCCTGCGCTGA
- a CDS encoding FtsQ-type POTRA domain-containing protein — protein sequence MRRPDGFDRPDDEPAAAQRSPEPSRRDVAAEVREVVRLEALRRRREQAELPAQEDEEPRRWALSAYADLDDADPDDAGQGDADQEAGDTVELGAHDLGARARGADDGVASGPGAAAATGAASGERGSHAQRVDRAWRLAQREQRRLDREELKDSRREARAAKRARIRAERAEVRRFTAARRRQLRVALLSVGGLVLAMLLLVGLVWSPLMSVRDVQVEGAERIDPAVVQAALADQLGEPIATITEAEVAERLRAIPQIESFRLDVVPPSSVIVRLVERRPVAIVDGAQGPSVIDAAGVVLGTVDAESDALPRLVDVELGSPEFDAVATVLVSVPSDVLLQTETIEASTPSDIRLTLTTGQTVQWGGAEQSPLKADVVAALMATQDPSAAAVLDVRAPEHPVVRGS from the coding sequence GTGAGGCGCCCCGACGGCTTCGATCGCCCGGACGACGAGCCGGCGGCCGCGCAGCGGTCGCCGGAGCCGTCCCGGCGCGACGTGGCCGCCGAGGTGCGCGAGGTCGTGCGGCTGGAGGCGCTCCGGCGCCGCCGCGAGCAGGCGGAGCTGCCTGCGCAGGAGGACGAGGAGCCGCGCCGCTGGGCGCTGAGCGCCTACGCCGACCTGGACGATGCTGACCCGGACGATGCTGGCCAGGGCGATGCCGACCAGGAGGCCGGCGACACGGTCGAGCTCGGCGCGCATGACCTCGGCGCGCGTGCTCGCGGCGCGGACGACGGGGTCGCGAGCGGTCCCGGCGCCGCCGCAGCCACCGGTGCCGCGTCGGGGGAGCGCGGCTCGCACGCGCAGCGGGTCGACCGAGCGTGGCGGCTCGCCCAGCGGGAGCAGCGCAGGCTCGATCGCGAGGAGCTCAAGGACAGCCGGCGGGAGGCCAGGGCAGCCAAGCGCGCCCGCATCCGCGCGGAGCGTGCCGAGGTCCGCCGCTTCACCGCGGCCCGACGACGGCAGCTGCGCGTTGCGCTGCTCTCGGTCGGGGGACTCGTGCTCGCGATGCTGCTGCTCGTCGGGCTGGTCTGGTCGCCGCTGATGTCGGTGCGCGACGTGCAGGTGGAGGGCGCCGAGCGGATCGACCCCGCGGTCGTGCAGGCTGCGCTCGCCGATCAGCTGGGGGAGCCCATCGCGACCATCACCGAGGCCGAGGTCGCCGAGCGGCTGCGCGCCATCCCGCAGATCGAGTCCTTCCGCCTCGACGTCGTCCCGCCCTCGTCGGTCATCGTGCGGCTCGTCGAGCGGCGCCCGGTGGCGATCGTCGACGGGGCACAGGGGCCATCGGTCATCGATGCGGCCGGCGTGGTGCTCGGCACGGTGGACGCCGAGAGCGATGCGCTCCCGCGCCTGGTCGACGTGGAGCTCGGCTCGCCCGAGTTCGACGCCGTTGCGACGGTGCTGGTCTCGGTACCGAGCGACGTGCTGCTGCAGACCGAGACCATCGAGGCGTCGACACCGTCTGACATCCGCCTCACCCTCACCACCGGGCAGACCGTGCAGTGGGGCGGCGCCGAGCAGAGCCCGCTGAAGGCGGATGTGGTTGCCGCGCTGATGGCCACGCAGGACCCGTCGGCCGCCGCCGTGCTCGACGTGCGCGCCCCGGAGCACCCCGTGGTGCGCGGGTCCTGA
- the murC gene encoding UDP-N-acetylmuramate--L-alanine ligase, with protein sequence MIEPDFTQPIPERIQRVHFIGIGGSGMSGIAHMMLDESIAVSGSDRSGSATVDRLIERGATIAVGHAAEHVPVEGEERVDAVVVTSALWPDNPELLAAREHGIPVLHRSQALHVLARGKRVVAVGGAHGKTTTTGMLVVGLHGLGVDAGFVNGGVIAGLDTSSGHGTSDMFVLEADESDGSFLLYDVAVALITNVDTDHLDHYGTPEAFDEAFAAFANRASEAVVISADDEGAQRLRRLIQHERVVTFGDHEDADVRILEIRTGTTASCALSVGGERIELEVGVPGRHNAVNAAGALATLLALGFAPADIAHALAAFRGTGRRFELHGERRGVRVFDDYAHHPAEVDAALTAARTVIGSGRIIAIHQPHLYTRTRDMAGEFAAVYERVADHTVVLDVYGAREDPIPGVTGALVADRFSDATDVDFLPDWQAAAERAAAIAQEGDIIVTLSCGDVYRIIPQVLSALEGGDDA encoded by the coding sequence GTGATCGAACCGGACTTCACCCAGCCCATCCCTGAGCGGATCCAACGGGTCCACTTCATCGGCATCGGCGGCTCCGGCATGTCCGGCATCGCCCACATGATGCTCGACGAGTCCATCGCGGTCTCGGGCTCCGACCGGTCCGGCTCGGCGACCGTCGACCGGCTCATCGAGCGCGGCGCGACGATCGCGGTCGGCCACGCGGCCGAGCACGTCCCCGTCGAGGGGGAGGAGCGCGTCGACGCCGTGGTCGTCACGAGTGCCCTGTGGCCTGACAACCCGGAGCTGCTCGCCGCGCGCGAGCACGGCATCCCGGTGCTGCATCGATCGCAGGCGCTGCACGTGCTCGCGCGCGGCAAGCGCGTCGTCGCCGTCGGCGGCGCGCACGGCAAGACCACCACGACGGGCATGCTCGTCGTCGGCCTGCACGGGCTCGGCGTCGACGCCGGCTTCGTGAACGGCGGCGTGATCGCCGGACTCGACACCTCCAGCGGCCACGGCACCTCCGACATGTTCGTGCTCGAGGCGGATGAGTCCGACGGCTCCTTCCTGCTCTATGACGTGGCCGTCGCGCTCATCACCAACGTCGACACCGATCACCTCGATCACTACGGCACGCCGGAGGCGTTCGACGAGGCGTTCGCGGCGTTCGCAAACCGGGCGAGCGAGGCCGTGGTGATCTCTGCCGACGACGAGGGCGCACAGCGGCTGCGCCGGCTGATCCAGCACGAGCGCGTCGTGACCTTCGGCGATCATGAGGACGCGGATGTGCGGATCCTCGAGATCCGCACCGGCACGACCGCGTCGTGCGCGCTGTCGGTCGGTGGCGAACGCATCGAGCTCGAGGTGGGGGTGCCGGGGCGCCACAACGCCGTGAACGCCGCCGGCGCCCTCGCCACCCTGCTCGCGCTCGGTTTCGCGCCAGCCGACATCGCGCACGCGCTCGCCGCCTTCCGCGGCACCGGGCGACGCTTCGAGCTCCACGGCGAGCGCCGCGGCGTGCGGGTCTTCGACGACTACGCGCACCACCCGGCGGAGGTCGACGCCGCGCTCACCGCGGCCCGCACCGTCATCGGCTCCGGCCGCATCATCGCCATCCACCAGCCGCACCTCTACACGCGCACCCGCGACATGGCGGGCGAGTTCGCCGCCGTCTACGAGCGCGTCGCCGACCACACGGTCGTGCTCGACGTGTACGGCGCCCGCGAGGACCCGATCCCGGGCGTCACGGGGGCGCTGGTCGCCGACCGCTTCTCCGATGCGACGGATGTCGACTTCCTGCCCGACTGGCAGGCGGCCGCCGAGCGCGCCGCGGCGATCGCGCAGGAGGGCGACATCATCGTCACCCTCTCGTGCGGCGACGTCTACCGGATCATCCCGCAGGTGCTGTCGGCCCTCGAGGGCGGCGACGACGCGTGA
- the murG gene encoding undecaprenyldiphospho-muramoylpentapeptide beta-N-acetylglucosaminyltransferase, which translates to MRVLLAGGGTAGHVNPLLATAQRLRDRHPDVEITVLGTAEGLERELVPRAGLELVTIAKLPFPRRPDGAALRFPSRWRRAVREVRALLRERGFDVVVGFGGYAAAPAYRAAHLERVPIAIHEANAKPGMANVLGARWSDFVGLSYRSTTLAGELVGMPLRPEITSLDRVGLRAEAVVELGLDPQRPTLLVTGGSQGARSINRTIVAAAQAIVDAGWQILHLSGGRQTDFEPATIDYYVAIEYLDRMHLALAAADLVVCRAGSLTVSELMAVGLPAIYVPLPYGNGEQGMNAADQVSAGGALLVDDGAFTAEWVEAQLVPLLRDADRLAEMASASAGAGAIDGSDRMCDLIERAAATRRQS; encoded by the coding sequence ATGCGCGTGCTCCTTGCCGGCGGTGGCACCGCCGGCCATGTCAATCCGCTGCTGGCGACCGCCCAGCGGCTGCGCGACCGTCATCCCGACGTCGAGATCACCGTGCTCGGCACCGCGGAGGGGCTCGAGCGCGAGCTCGTGCCGCGCGCCGGCCTGGAGCTCGTCACGATCGCCAAGCTCCCCTTCCCGCGCAGACCCGACGGTGCTGCGCTGCGGTTCCCGAGCCGATGGCGACGGGCCGTTCGGGAGGTTCGCGCGCTGCTCCGCGAGCGCGGCTTCGATGTGGTGGTGGGCTTCGGCGGCTATGCCGCCGCTCCCGCGTATCGGGCCGCGCACCTCGAGCGCGTGCCGATCGCCATCCACGAGGCGAATGCGAAGCCCGGGATGGCGAACGTGCTCGGCGCGCGCTGGAGTGACTTCGTCGGGCTCTCCTACCGATCGACCACGCTCGCAGGCGAGCTCGTCGGCATGCCGCTGCGCCCCGAGATCACGAGCCTGGATCGCGTGGGCCTGCGCGCCGAGGCCGTCGTCGAGCTCGGCCTCGACCCGCAGCGGCCCACGCTGCTCGTCACGGGCGGCTCGCAGGGAGCCCGCTCGATCAACCGCACGATCGTCGCCGCGGCGCAGGCGATCGTGGACGCGGGCTGGCAGATCCTGCACCTCTCCGGCGGCCGGCAGACCGACTTCGAGCCCGCCACGATCGACTACTACGTCGCGATCGAGTACCTCGATCGCATGCACTTGGCGCTCGCCGCCGCCGACCTGGTCGTCTGCCGTGCCGGCAGCCTCACCGTCTCCGAACTCATGGCCGTCGGCCTGCCCGCGATCTACGTGCCGCTGCCCTACGGCAACGGCGAGCAGGGCATGAATGCCGCCGACCAGGTTTCCGCTGGTGGCGCACTGCTGGTCGACGACGGCGCGTTCACGGCAGAATGGGTCGAGGCGCAGCTCGTGCCGCTGCTGCGGGACGCCGATCGTCTCGCCGAGATGGCCTCCGCGAGTGCGGGAGCCGGAGCGATCGACGGCAGCGACCGCATGTGCGATCTCATCGAGCGGGCCGCAGCCACGAGGAGGCAGTCGTGA
- the ftsW gene encoding putative lipid II flippase FtsW, producing MATTTAPRPSAPDRPSAAELHVGRAERMGRRALVRVRSIFGAPTLNAALLMGTTLFLVVFGLIMVLSSSSVESYVANNSFFTDFVKQAAFASIGIVLMLIASRMPASTWQRVAWAAIMLGIALQILVFTPLGFGANGNRNWIGIGGFSLQPSEFVKVALCVWLAMIMTRKQKHIDSFWQAWIPAAPVAGLSIGLVLLGSDLGTVVIMVALAFGALWFAGVRWWHLLLPVAGLVVLAVPVVLSSPSRVRRISAFVQGCTDADYYSGCWQQLHGTWALSAGGLFGVGLGNSRAKWSWLPEADNDYIYAIIGEELGLLGAVVVLALFALLAWTLLRIVRQARSQMTRVVTGAAMVWLVGQALVNIGVVLGLLPVLGVPLPFISSGGSQLIAALLIVGIVLSLERVDNPKVRGERPATAAMKD from the coding sequence ATGGCCACGACGACGGCACCCCGACCCAGCGCGCCTGACCGACCCAGCGCCGCTGAGCTCCACGTCGGGCGCGCGGAGCGGATGGGCAGGCGCGCGCTGGTGCGCGTGCGCTCCATCTTCGGCGCCCCGACGCTCAATGCCGCGCTGCTCATGGGCACGACGCTCTTCCTGGTCGTCTTCGGGCTGATCATGGTGCTCTCCTCCTCGTCGGTCGAGAGCTACGTCGCGAACAACTCGTTCTTCACCGACTTCGTGAAGCAGGCCGCGTTCGCGTCGATCGGCATCGTGCTGATGCTGATCGCCTCGCGCATGCCCGCCAGCACCTGGCAGCGCGTCGCCTGGGCCGCGATCATGCTGGGCATCGCGCTGCAGATACTGGTCTTCACCCCGCTCGGCTTCGGCGCGAACGGCAACCGCAACTGGATCGGCATCGGTGGCTTCTCGCTGCAGCCGTCGGAGTTCGTCAAGGTCGCGCTGTGCGTGTGGCTGGCGATGATCATGACGCGCAAGCAGAAGCACATCGACAGCTTCTGGCAGGCGTGGATCCCGGCGGCTCCCGTCGCGGGCCTCTCCATCGGCCTCGTGCTGCTCGGCAGCGACCTCGGCACCGTGGTGATCATGGTGGCGCTCGCCTTCGGCGCGCTGTGGTTCGCCGGCGTGCGATGGTGGCACCTGCTGCTGCCGGTCGCGGGTCTCGTCGTGCTCGCCGTGCCGGTGGTGCTCTCGAGCCCCTCGCGCGTGCGCCGCATCAGCGCCTTCGTGCAGGGCTGCACGGACGCCGACTACTACTCCGGCTGCTGGCAGCAGCTGCACGGCACGTGGGCGCTGTCGGCCGGCGGCCTCTTCGGCGTAGGGCTCGGCAACTCGCGCGCGAAGTGGTCCTGGCTCCCGGAAGCCGACAACGACTACATCTACGCGATCATCGGCGAGGAGCTGGGGCTGCTGGGCGCCGTCGTCGTGCTCGCGCTGTTCGCGCTGCTGGCGTGGACGCTGCTGCGCATCGTGCGCCAGGCGCGCTCGCAGATGACGCGCGTCGTCACCGGCGCCGCCATGGTCTGGCTGGTCGGCCAAGCACTGGTCAACATCGGGGTCGTGCTCGGCCTGCTGCCGGTGCTCGGCGTGCCGCTCCCGTTCATCTCCTCCGGCGGCTCGCAGCTCATCGCCGCGCTGCTCATCGTCGGCATCGTCCTCTCGCTCGAGCGGGTCGACAATCCCAAGGTCAGGGGCGAGAGACCCGCGACCGCTGCGATGAAGGACTGA
- the murD gene encoding UDP-N-acetylmuramoyl-L-alanine--D-glutamate ligase — MDRLESLTSWHADWTGLRVAVLGLGVTGFAAADTLAELGAAVTVVAEAVDDERRTILDVLAVPVVEAGAAELPEAITEAEVVVASPGLRPDHPWLAAAAARGIAVWGDIELAWRVRDKVAAAEWILVTGTNGKTTTTQLTAHMLREAGFRVAPVGNIGTPVLDAVRDPAGFDVLVVELSSFQLHAIAGAGAGALWPHSAAVLNIDDDHIDWHGSAAAYRAAKAKVYANARVAAVYNGDDAVTMHMVEDAEVVEGCRAIGFSLGVPGPSDLGMVEDVLVDRAFLDARHTQALELASLADLEPAGLRSPHMTRNVLAAAALARAFGAEPAHVRDAIRSFSLDRHRTELVAEQGGVRFVDDSKATNPHAAEGSLSAFDRVVWIVGGLFKGADVAPLVERHASRIVAAVAIGVDRGPVREAFARHAPGIPLVEVDTADTGAVMRLALEAAASHAAPGVTVLLAPAAASMDQFKDYAERGDRFADAVRERGAHGHDDGTPTQRA, encoded by the coding sequence ATGGATCGACTCGAGAGCCTCACTTCCTGGCACGCCGACTGGACGGGCCTGCGCGTCGCGGTGCTCGGCCTCGGCGTCACCGGCTTCGCCGCCGCCGACACGCTCGCGGAGCTGGGCGCCGCGGTGACCGTGGTCGCCGAAGCGGTCGACGACGAACGTCGCACGATCCTCGACGTGCTCGCGGTCCCCGTCGTCGAGGCTGGAGCCGCAGAGCTGCCAGAGGCGATCACCGAGGCGGAGGTCGTGGTCGCCTCGCCCGGCCTGCGCCCGGATCACCCGTGGCTCGCCGCCGCCGCAGCGCGCGGCATCGCGGTCTGGGGCGACATCGAGCTCGCCTGGCGCGTGCGCGACAAGGTCGCCGCCGCCGAGTGGATCCTGGTCACCGGCACGAACGGCAAGACCACCACGACGCAGCTCACCGCGCACATGCTGCGCGAGGCCGGCTTCCGCGTCGCGCCGGTCGGCAACATCGGCACGCCGGTGCTCGACGCGGTGCGCGACCCGGCCGGCTTCGACGTGCTGGTGGTCGAGCTCTCGAGCTTCCAGCTGCACGCCATCGCCGGCGCGGGCGCCGGCGCGCTCTGGCCGCACTCCGCCGCGGTGCTGAACATCGACGACGACCACATCGACTGGCACGGCTCCGCTGCCGCGTACCGGGCGGCGAAGGCGAAGGTCTACGCGAACGCCCGCGTCGCCGCGGTCTACAACGGTGACGACGCCGTCACGATGCACATGGTGGAGGACGCGGAGGTGGTGGAGGGCTGCCGCGCCATCGGCTTCTCCCTCGGCGTCCCCGGTCCGAGCGACCTCGGGATGGTCGAGGACGTGCTCGTCGACCGGGCATTCCTCGATGCGCGGCACACGCAGGCGCTCGAGCTCGCGAGCCTCGCCGACCTCGAGCCCGCGGGGCTCCGCTCGCCGCACATGACGCGCAACGTGCTCGCGGCGGCGGCACTCGCCCGCGCGTTCGGTGCCGAGCCCGCGCACGTGCGGGACGCGATCCGCTCCTTCTCGCTCGACCGCCACCGCACCGAGCTCGTCGCCGAGCAGGGCGGCGTGCGCTTCGTCGACGACTCCAAGGCCACGAACCCGCACGCGGCCGAGGGCAGCCTGAGCGCGTTCGACCGCGTGGTGTGGATCGTCGGCGGGCTCTTCAAGGGCGCCGACGTCGCGCCGCTGGTCGAGCGGCACGCGTCGCGCATCGTCGCTGCCGTGGCGATCGGCGTCGACCGCGGCCCCGTGCGCGAGGCGTTCGCGCGACACGCGCCCGGCATCCCGCTGGTCGAGGTCGACACGGCGGACACTGGTGCGGTGATGCGACTGGCCCTGGAGGCGGCCGCATCGCACGCCGCGCCCGGCGTGACGGTCCTGCTGGCGCCGGCGGCGGCATCCATGGACCAGTTCAAGGACTACGCGGAGCGCGGCGATCGATTCGCCGACGCGGTCCGGGAGAGGGGAGCCCATGGCCACGACGACGGCACCCCGACCCAGCGCGCCTGA
- the mraY gene encoding phospho-N-acetylmuramoyl-pentapeptide-transferase, which translates to MLVLLASAGIALLVSLLATPLFIRGFARIGWGQFIRDDGPQSHHVKRGTPTMGGLIFIVATLLGYFGGKLLGQDAPTQPALLILLLMVGMGAVGFVDDFLKISNQRSLGLGGWAKIAGQVVVSVVFGALAITQSYRGGERTVVNPAISGLRDIAWLDFTAWGALGGILFVVWILIMNVSASNAVNVTDGLDGLATGAVILSTMGFAFVAFWQFNQSCFTADAGPGCYDVLQPLDVATLAATVVAALIGFLWWNTSPAQIFMGDVGSLALGGALAGFAIMTDTHLLLILMAGLPIIVTGSVIVQRAYFKATGGKRVFLMTPLHHHFELKGWAEVTIVVRFWIVAGLFVASGLGLFYFEWALRS; encoded by the coding sequence ATGCTCGTACTGCTGGCATCCGCAGGCATCGCGCTGCTCGTCTCGCTGCTCGCGACACCGCTGTTCATCCGCGGCTTCGCGCGCATCGGCTGGGGACAGTTCATCCGCGACGACGGCCCGCAGTCGCACCACGTGAAGCGCGGCACGCCCACGATGGGCGGCCTCATCTTCATCGTGGCGACCCTGCTGGGCTACTTCGGCGGCAAGCTGCTCGGGCAGGACGCGCCCACGCAGCCGGCACTGCTCATCCTGCTGCTGATGGTCGGCATGGGCGCAGTCGGCTTCGTCGACGACTTCCTGAAGATCTCCAACCAGCGCTCGCTCGGCCTCGGCGGCTGGGCGAAGATCGCCGGACAGGTCGTGGTGTCGGTGGTGTTCGGCGCGCTCGCGATCACGCAGTCCTACCGCGGTGGGGAGCGCACGGTCGTGAACCCGGCGATCTCCGGCCTGCGCGACATCGCCTGGCTCGACTTCACCGCCTGGGGCGCGCTCGGCGGGATCCTCTTCGTGGTCTGGATCCTGATCATGAACGTCTCGGCGTCGAACGCCGTGAACGTCACGGACGGGTTGGACGGCCTCGCCACCGGTGCCGTCATCCTGTCGACGATGGGCTTCGCGTTCGTGGCCTTCTGGCAGTTCAACCAGTCGTGCTTCACCGCCGACGCCGGCCCCGGCTGCTACGACGTGCTGCAGCCGCTGGACGTGGCGACGCTCGCGGCGACGGTCGTCGCGGCGCTCATCGGCTTCCTGTGGTGGAACACCAGCCCGGCGCAGATCTTCATGGGCGACGTCGGCTCGCTCGCCCTCGGCGGCGCCCTCGCTGGCTTCGCGATCATGACCGACACGCACCTGCTGCTCATCCTCATGGCGGGCCTGCCCATCATCGTCACCGGCAGCGTCATCGTGCAGCGCGCCTACTTCAAGGCGACGGGCGGCAAGCGCGTGTTCCTCATGACCCCGCTGCACCACCACTTCGAGCTCAAGGGCTGGGCGGAGGTGACGATCGTGGTGCGCTTCTGGATCGTCGCCGGCCTGTTCGTCGCCTCCGGCCTGGGCCTGTTCTACTTCGAGTGGGCGCTGCGCAGCTGA